In Ignavibacteriota bacterium, a single genomic region encodes these proteins:
- a CDS encoding peptidylprolyl isomerase — MIRNLFFIVAMIAFVGIVALNAQDKTKKEEPKKMENQAEPKNPVPKTPEIVVIETSMGTIEIQMFRGDAPKTVENFVQLSKKGYYNGIIFHRVIDQFMIQGGDPTGTGMGGESIYGKKFEDEFSPKYQFDKKGILAMANAGPGTNGSQFFITLVPTPWLNNKHTIFGQVVAGMDVVEAIGKVKVSPQGNKPLTPVTMKSVYVKGEKKEEPKK, encoded by the coding sequence ATGATTCGAAATCTTTTTTTCATCGTTGCAATGATTGCCTTCGTTGGCATCGTTGCACTTAATGCGCAAGATAAAACCAAAAAGGAAGAACCAAAGAAAATGGAAAATCAAGCAGAACCGAAAAACCCTGTTCCGAAAACTCCGGAAATCGTCGTGATAGAAACATCCATGGGAACAATTGAAATTCAAATGTTCCGTGGCGATGCACCGAAGACAGTCGAGAACTTTGTCCAACTCTCGAAAAAAGGGTACTACAACGGAATAATTTTTCACCGTGTTATTGACCAATTCATGATTCAAGGCGGCGACCCGACCGGAACCGGAATGGGCGGCGAAAGTATCTACGGGAAAAAATTTGAAGACGAGTTCAGCCCCAAATATCAATTCGATAAAAAAGGCATACTCGCAATGGCGAACGCCGGGCCTGGGACAAACGGCAGTCAGTTTTTCATCACGCTCGTGCCAACGCCGTGGTTGAACAATAAACACACCATCTTCGGACAGGTCGTTGCGGGAATGGATGTTGTCGAAGCAATCGGAAAAGTGAAAGTTTCCCCGCAAGGAAACAAACCGCTTACACCTGTAACCATGAAAAGCGTGTATGTGAAAGGTGAAAAGAAAGAAGAACCAAAGAAGTAA
- a CDS encoding flippase-like domain-containing protein, whose amino-acid sequence MKSTLKTLSSLLLMGVFLFFAFRGTDFGKLWETLSQANYWWALAMFPLLVLSHAVRAWRWEYFLRPVKKDIKYRNLFSSLIVGYMMNNVLPRAGEFVRPYAIGKLEGVSRSAAFGTVLIERIFDILSFMVLIMLIPFMYNGPLTENFPWLEETGIWLTVVTLAFLGLFIYLMFRRDIVERFLKFITRKLSERKAQLVEHIVHSFLDGFLFLKDPKNYLVMGFQTVVIWGLYILMMYLPFYAFGMTTTYNLDFASAFVVQAISSIGIVIPTPGATGPYHYFTIQTLTKLYNVNEDVARSYATITHAVGFVGVTLLGAVYFFKDKLHMSEVMKAERTVKETVENSNV is encoded by the coding sequence GTGAAATCAACGTTAAAAACATTATCAAGCCTGTTGCTGATGGGAGTGTTTCTGTTCTTCGCGTTTCGCGGAACGGATTTCGGAAAGTTGTGGGAAACACTTTCGCAGGCGAACTATTGGTGGGCGCTCGCGATGTTTCCGTTGTTGGTGTTGAGTCATGCAGTGCGGGCGTGGCGATGGGAATATTTTCTTCGACCTGTCAAAAAGGATATAAAGTACCGGAATTTATTTTCGTCGTTGATAGTCGGGTACATGATGAATAACGTCCTGCCGAGGGCGGGGGAGTTTGTTCGACCGTATGCTATCGGAAAGTTGGAAGGAGTTTCTCGAAGCGCCGCGTTCGGAACCGTGCTTATTGAGCGAATATTTGATATTCTGTCGTTCATGGTGTTAATAATGTTGATTCCGTTCATGTATAACGGACCGCTGACGGAAAATTTTCCGTGGCTGGAGGAAACCGGAATATGGCTTACCGTTGTTACCTTAGCGTTTCTTGGATTGTTCATTTATCTCATGTTCCGTCGGGATATTGTTGAGAGATTTCTTAAATTCATTACGCGAAAATTATCCGAACGAAAAGCACAGTTAGTAGAACATATCGTTCATTCGTTTCTTGACGGATTTTTGTTTTTGAAAGACCCGAAGAATTATCTTGTCATGGGTTTTCAAACGGTCGTCATTTGGGGATTATATATCTTAATGATGTATCTCCCGTTTTACGCATTTGGAATGACGACGACATACAATCTTGATTTTGCATCTGCGTTTGTTGTTCAGGCAATCTCAAGCATCGGTATTGTGATTCCGACTCCCGGCGCAACCGGACCGTATCACTACTTCACGATTCAAACATTGACGAAGTTGTATAATGTGAACGAAGATGTCGCCCGAAGTTATGCAACCATAACTCACGCAGTCGGATTTGTCGGTGTCACACTTCTCGGTGCAGTCTATTTCTTCAAAGATAAACTGCACATGTCGGAAGTGATGAAAGCGGAACGGACAGTCAAGGAAACAGTGGAAAACTCTAATGTCTAA
- a CDS encoding outer membrane lipoprotein carrier protein LolA, producing MQKTNLTYYLLLIVILAPNFTFADDSEKILSQLQKKYDGLKDATISFAQKMQFTVSKKEQSFVGKLTFKKGNKYKIEVGEQTIITNGKTVWTYSKSNKQVLVNDYQEEEDMLTPDKIMTALPKQFTSETIGKEKLGSLNTTVIKLFPKEKSSMQFMQAWVDESAWLMRKIQIHYLNGNTTTYSIDEIKLNTGISDSLFMFNAPKGVEVIDMR from the coding sequence ATGCAAAAAACAAATCTCACATATTATCTTTTATTGATTGTAATTCTCGCCCCGAATTTCACATTCGCCGACGATTCAGAAAAAATCCTCTCTCAACTTCAAAAGAAGTATGATGGACTAAAAGACGCCACGATTTCGTTCGCTCAGAAGATGCAGTTCACCGTTTCAAAGAAAGAACAATCGTTCGTCGGAAAGTTGACCTTCAAGAAAGGAAACAAATACAAAATTGAAGTCGGTGAACAAACGATTATCACCAACGGCAAAACAGTCTGGACGTATTCAAAATCAAATAAGCAAGTGTTAGTGAATGATTATCAGGAAGAGGAAGATATGCTCACACCCGATAAAATCATGACTGCGTTGCCAAAGCAATTCACAAGCGAAACAATCGGTAAAGAAAAACTCGGCTCTCTCAACACGACAGTCATCAAACTTTTTCCGAAAGAAAAATCTTCAATGCAATTCATGCAGGCTTGGGTTGATGAATCGGCATGGCTGATGCGAAAAATTCAAATTCATTATCTCAATGGAAATACGACAACATACAGCATTGATGAAATCAAATTGAACACAGGGATTTCTGATTCTCTCTTCATGTTCAACGCACCGAAAGGTGTAGAAGTCATTGACATGAGATGA
- a CDS encoding DNA translocase FtsK 4TM domain-containing protein: MVLGLFSFLSIIFYNEEGNSLGIVGKVVSDFFVNATVGFASIALASLMVMWGWVALRKLDKRKPVIFTNYTLIFVLLFSTAMGISNLVVGDIRSEWFGAIGGFSAEILVELLGSIGSSIIVVTLMLVTIILAVDLDIHKSLERLENLWKEMTGSLSKKSEKEEVEEESEMEFAVRREEDIEQEEEPEVEDNDEEEEAPPREMEIVVRPHEPVDEEEEEVEPPPKKQPQPKRVVQEVESNNENEVEPLPPAENENEEIEYVFPSADLLDMVRGGEEIPEEELKANAELVRAKLANFGIEIESVSVVPGPVITLYELVPASGVKISRIVSLEDDIALALAAKGIRIIAPIPGKSAVGIEIPNKNPSIVYLKSVIVSNKFREQKSSLPIALGKTISGEVFVDDLSKMPHLLIAGSTGSGKSVGINTILASLLFKMHPSEVKFVIIDPKKIELTNYKRLRQHFLACSPDMREEIITTPDNAVSVLRSVELEMEKRYDRLAAGGVRNLQDYNERLKDGRLKDTETIKHRKMPYIIVVIDELADLMITAAKEVEEPIARLAQLARAVGIHLILATQRPSVDVITGVIKANFPARIAFQVASKTDSRTILDMNGAEQLLGSGDMLYLPSGSPKPTRIQNAFISSDEVERLTNHIAKQQGYSKPFMLPSIVERKSSRMGGTTGERDEFFEEAASLVVRHQQGSVSLIQRRLKVGYSRAARLIDELEAAGIVGPFDGSKARQVLVENEEQLERILENPMMLP; the protein is encoded by the coding sequence ATTGTGCTTGGTCTGTTCTCTTTCCTCAGTATTATTTTTTACAACGAAGAGGGGAACAGTCTTGGTATCGTCGGAAAGGTGGTTTCTGATTTTTTTGTCAACGCGACTGTCGGGTTTGCTTCGATTGCTTTGGCATCGCTCATGGTGATGTGGGGTTGGGTGGCTCTGCGCAAACTTGATAAGCGCAAGCCGGTTATTTTCACAAACTACACACTCATTTTCGTACTTCTCTTTTCAACGGCGATGGGAATATCCAATCTTGTTGTCGGCGATATCCGGAGCGAATGGTTTGGTGCGATTGGTGGATTCTCGGCAGAAATTCTTGTTGAACTTCTCGGAAGTATCGGTTCTTCGATAATCGTTGTAACATTGATGCTCGTTACCATCATCCTCGCAGTTGATTTAGATATTCATAAATCGCTTGAGCGATTGGAAAATCTTTGGAAGGAGATGACAGGTTCGCTTTCAAAAAAATCAGAGAAGGAAGAAGTCGAAGAAGAATCAGAAATGGAGTTTGCTGTTCGCAGGGAAGAAGACATCGAACAAGAAGAAGAACCTGAAGTCGAAGACAATGATGAGGAGGAAGAAGCGCCTCCGAGAGAAATGGAAATCGTTGTCCGACCACACGAGCCGGTTGATGAAGAGGAAGAAGAAGTAGAACCACCTCCGAAAAAGCAACCTCAACCAAAGCGAGTAGTACAGGAAGTTGAATCAAACAACGAGAATGAAGTTGAGCCACTGCCTCCGGCAGAAAATGAAAACGAAGAAATCGAGTACGTATTTCCTTCGGCTGATTTACTTGACATGGTTCGCGGCGGTGAGGAAATTCCGGAAGAAGAACTGAAAGCGAACGCAGAACTTGTTCGGGCGAAACTTGCCAACTTTGGAATTGAAATAGAAAGCGTCAGTGTTGTCCCCGGTCCCGTGATTACGTTGTATGAATTGGTTCCGGCATCGGGAGTGAAAATCAGCCGCATCGTGAGTTTGGAAGATGATATTGCGCTCGCGCTTGCGGCGAAAGGAATCCGCATTATCGCTCCGATCCCCGGAAAAAGCGCTGTCGGCATCGAAATTCCGAACAAGAATCCGTCAATCGTCTATCTCAAGAGTGTTATTGTTTCGAACAAATTCCGCGAGCAAAAATCATCGCTCCCGATTGCACTCGGCAAGACAATTTCAGGCGAGGTGTTTGTTGATGATTTATCGAAGATGCCACACTTGTTAATTGCCGGCTCGACCGGTTCAGGAAAGAGTGTCGGCATCAACACAATTCTTGCAAGTCTGTTGTTTAAGATGCATCCGTCGGAAGTGAAGTTTGTTATCATTGACCCGAAGAAAATCGAGTTGACGAATTATAAACGGCTCCGGCAGCATTTCCTTGCATGTTCACCCGATATGCGCGAAGAGATCATCACGACTCCGGACAACGCGGTGAGCGTGTTACGAAGCGTTGAGTTGGAAATGGAAAAACGTTACGACCGACTTGCCGCAGGCGGTGTTCGCAACCTTCAGGATTACAACGAGCGGTTAAAAGACGGACGACTGAAAGACACGGAAACAATCAAGCATAGGAAAATGCCTTACATTATTGTCGTGATAGATGAATTGGCTGACCTGATGATTACTGCCGCGAAAGAAGTGGAAGAACCGATTGCACGTCTCGCACAACTTGCGCGCGCCGTCGGGATTCATCTCATTCTTGCAACGCAACGACCGTCGGTTGATGTTATTACCGGCGTCATCAAAGCAAACTTTCCTGCACGCATTGCGTTTCAGGTTGCATCGAAAACAGATTCGCGAACCATTCTCGATATGAACGGAGCGGAACAATTACTTGGAAGCGGCGACATGTTGTACTTGCCTTCCGGTTCGCCCAAGCCGACGCGTATTCAGAACGCATTTATTTCCTCCGATGAAGTCGAGCGGTTGACAAATCATATCGCAAAGCAACAAGGATACAGCAAACCGTTCATGCTTCCTTCAATTGTCGAACGGAAGTCATCGAGAATGGGGGGAACTACAGGTGAGAGAGATGAGTTCTTTGAAGAAGCGGCAAGTCTTGTGGTGCGTCATCAACAAGGTTCCGTTTCGCTGATTCAGCGGCGATTGAAAGTCGGTTACTCCCGCGCCGCCCGTTTGATTGACGAACTCGAAGCCGCCGGAATAGTCGGTCCATTTGATGGAAGTAAAGCACGCCAAGTACTCGTTGAAAACGAAGAACAATTGGAGCGGATTCTTGAGAATCCGATGATGTTGCCATAG
- a CDS encoding 2-phosphosulfolactate phosphatase, which translates to MKSNKNKIEVHFTPSSVDEELLTGKNVIVIDVLRSASTIVVALTNGAREIIPVGDMESGYKVFSNLTREVTLRCGERNGKMIEGFDLGNSPLTFTEEKVKGKSIVLLTTNGTAAMVKARYAKNLLVASFINLTSVVNLIQSWKSDVVIVCSGQANRFSLEDTICAGKIISALMDNEEDKLLLDDSARSAVALDKTFGSNVLKMMKHSDHGKYLVEIGFEDDLKFCSEIDSYGSVPMLAGGVIKLSTDATNSHSKQAN; encoded by the coding sequence ATGAAATCAAACAAAAATAAAATCGAAGTTCACTTTACACCATCAAGTGTTGATGAAGAATTGCTCACCGGCAAAAATGTCATCGTGATAGATGTGCTTCGTTCTGCATCAACTATTGTGGTTGCCCTGACGAATGGCGCGCGGGAAATTATTCCCGTCGGCGATATGGAAAGCGGCTACAAAGTCTTCAGCAATTTAACGAGGGAAGTAACTCTGCGGTGCGGCGAACGAAACGGAAAGATGATTGAAGGATTCGACCTTGGCAATTCTCCGCTCACCTTCACGGAAGAAAAAGTCAAAGGAAAATCTATCGTTCTTCTCACGACGAACGGAACCGCCGCGATGGTGAAGGCACGTTATGCAAAAAATCTACTCGTCGCGTCCTTCATCAATTTAACGAGCGTGGTAAATCTCATTCAAAGTTGGAAGAGCGACGTCGTCATCGTTTGTTCCGGTCAGGCAAATCGTTTCTCGCTTGAAGATACCATCTGCGCCGGGAAAATTATTTCCGCTTTGATGGACAACGAGGAAGACAAACTGCTTCTCGATGATAGCGCACGCTCAGCCGTCGCACTCGATAAAACATTCGGAAGCAATGTGTTGAAGATGATGAAACATTCAGACCACGGAAAGTATCTTGTCGAAATCGGGTTTGAAGATGATTTGAAATTCTGTTCGGAGATTGATTCGTACGGTTCCGTGCCGATGCTTGCGGGCGGAGTCATCAAACTCAGCACCGACGCGACGAACTCACACAGTAAGCAGGCGAACTAA
- the gcvT gene encoding glycine cleavage system aminomethyltransferase GcvT translates to MKQTAFTQIHRQLGAKLIEFGGFEMPVHYTGIIEEHKAVRSSVGVFDVSHMGEIFITGTDALALVQRLTTNDASKLTHGKVQYSAMCYPDGGIVDDLLVYCLGDSYMLVVNASNLQKDFEWMKSNVGSLQAEVTNRSDEYSLLAVQGPQSLATVQKLTDAKLNEMPYYTFVHAKVAGVEMLVSRTGYTGELGFELYFDSNQLLGENVWSVLMDAGKEFNIKPIGLGARDTLRLEMGFCLYGNDIDQTTNPLEAGLGWITKLNKGDFIGRDALQTIQQDGLKRKLVGFIIEDEKAFPRHGYELRSTNVSIGAVTSGTLSPVLEKGIGMGYVSPEFSQPDSTIEVVIRNKTINARVTKLPFLKK, encoded by the coding sequence ATGAAACAAACCGCATTTACCCAAATTCATCGGCAACTTGGTGCAAAGTTAATTGAGTTCGGTGGATTTGAGATGCCTGTCCATTATACCGGCATCATTGAAGAACATAAAGCCGTACGTTCGTCCGTCGGCGTGTTTGATGTTTCGCACATGGGTGAAATTTTCATTACAGGGACCGATGCTCTTGCACTTGTTCAACGACTTACGACGAACGATGCTTCAAAACTGACTCACGGAAAAGTTCAATACTCAGCGATGTGTTATCCTGATGGCGGCATCGTGGATGACTTACTTGTCTATTGCTTGGGCGATTCGTACATGCTTGTTGTGAACGCATCGAACCTGCAGAAAGATTTTGAATGGATGAAGTCGAACGTTGGTTCGCTTCAGGCAGAAGTGACGAACAGAAGCGATGAGTATTCATTACTTGCAGTGCAAGGTCCGCAATCCTTGGCAACAGTTCAGAAACTTACCGATGCGAAGTTGAACGAGATGCCGTACTATACATTCGTTCATGCGAAGGTTGCAGGAGTTGAGATGCTCGTTTCACGAACCGGTTACACCGGCGAACTTGGTTTTGAATTGTATTTCGATTCCAATCAATTGTTGGGTGAAAACGTCTGGAGTGTGCTCATGGATGCGGGGAAGGAGTTTAACATCAAACCAATAGGACTTGGAGCGCGGGATACACTCCGGCTTGAAATGGGATTTTGCCTTTACGGTAATGATATTGACCAAACAACGAATCCGCTAGAAGCAGGTTTGGGGTGGATTACAAAACTGAACAAGGGCGACTTTATCGGACGAGATGCCTTGCAAACAATTCAGCAAGATGGTTTGAAAAGAAAATTAGTGGGCTTCATCATTGAGGATGAAAAAGCATTTCCCCGTCATGGTTATGAACTTCGTTCCACGAATGTTTCCATCGGAGCGGTTACGAGCGGAACGCTTTCACCGGTTCTTGAAAAAGGAATCGGGATGGGCTATGTGTCGCCTGAATTTTCTCAACCGGATTCTACTATCGAAGTAGTAATTCGGAATAAAACCATCAATGCGCGTGTAACGAAACTTCCGTTTCTCAAAAAGTAA
- the fsa gene encoding fructose-6-phosphate aldolase produces the protein MKIFLDTANFNEIREAASTGLLDGVTTNPSLVAKENRPFKDIIKDICGIVKGDVSAEVTATDVEGMLIEGRELAKISDNVVVKVPLIKDGLIAVQRFSAEGIRCNVTLCFSPTQALLAAKAGAYIISPFIGRLDDISQTGMELISQIITIYRNYNFDTQVLVASIRNPVHVVESAMLGADIATMPYGVWTQLIKHPLTDIGLTRFLEDWKKVQAK, from the coding sequence ATGAAAATTTTTCTTGACACTGCAAACTTCAATGAAATCCGTGAAGCGGCAAGCACGGGTTTACTCGATGGAGTAACTACGAACCCAAGTCTTGTTGCAAAAGAAAACCGTCCGTTCAAAGACATTATCAAAGATATTTGTGGAATTGTGAAAGGCGATGTAAGCGCCGAAGTAACTGCCACGGATGTCGAAGGAATGCTAATCGAAGGACGTGAACTTGCAAAAATCTCTGACAATGTTGTCGTGAAAGTTCCGCTTATCAAAGATGGCTTGATTGCCGTTCAGCGATTCAGCGCGGAGGGAATTCGTTGCAACGTGACGTTGTGCTTTTCTCCGACGCAAGCATTACTCGCCGCAAAAGCTGGCGCGTACATTATCAGTCCATTCATCGGTCGGCTTGATGACATCAGTCAAACAGGCATGGAACTCATCAGCCAAATTATCACGATTTACCGGAACTACAATTTCGATACGCAAGTGCTTGTTGCAAGCATCCGCAATCCTGTTCACGTTGTTGAGTCAGCAATGCTTGGCGCAGACATTGCCACAATGCCGTACGGTGTCTGGACGCAACTCATCAAACATCCTCTCACCGATATTGGCTTGACTCGTTTCCTTGAAGATTGGAAAAAAGTTCAGGCAAAATGA
- a CDS encoding Rne/Rng family ribonuclease: MKKEIIINETANEIRIAITEDKRLAELYVETPEKERLVGDIFFGKIARVMPGIRAAFIDIGHKQDAFLHFSDIGESFNEYSALVGEDDADIDDDDDDDSDEDDEIPGANSLEEVPATPVTKSRQDSRPRQRYGRPPENKRTNPNLTAGQDIIVQVTKEPVGRKGVRVTSEISLPGRFIVLMPFNGRIGVSKKIPNFREKRRLRRIVRSILPNGFGVIIRTVATDREESAIKQDLEKLIETWREVEKKVKAEQPPTLLYKDMSTTSHVIRDLFTDNVERVVTDSKRLHKEIRTYLDQNSAHLIDKVELYKDREPIFDAYGVEKEIATSFGRKVWLKSGGYIIIEQTEAMVVVDVNSGRYAAKREQEQNSLRTNLEASRELCRQLRLRDIGGIIVVDFIDLEDDSSKKKVYDELRKEFRRDRAKVTVLPMTEFGIVQITRQRIRQSVLHSFSEPCPVCGGAGLVQSKATVVNHIERWLRRFKSEGPELRIILKLHPSLAAYLNQGFWNKRREFMLRFRVIIKLEEDPKMPVAEYRFFSIKQNKDITETFESN, translated from the coding sequence ATGAAAAAAGAAATCATCATCAACGAAACAGCGAATGAAATACGCATTGCAATTACAGAAGATAAACGACTTGCGGAACTGTACGTTGAAACACCGGAGAAAGAACGCCTTGTAGGCGATATCTTTTTCGGTAAAATTGCCCGGGTTATGCCGGGTATCCGGGCGGCATTTATTGATATCGGACATAAGCAAGACGCCTTCCTTCATTTTTCAGACATCGGCGAATCATTCAATGAATATTCTGCATTGGTTGGTGAAGACGATGCTGATATTGATGATGACGATGATGATGATTCCGATGAAGACGATGAAATCCCCGGCGCTAACTCCCTCGAAGAAGTTCCTGCAACTCCCGTAACAAAAAGTCGTCAAGATTCCAGACCAAGACAACGATATGGTCGTCCGCCGGAAAACAAACGAACGAATCCAAATTTAACTGCCGGACAGGACATCATCGTTCAGGTGACGAAAGAACCTGTTGGGCGAAAAGGTGTTCGTGTCACTTCGGAAATTTCTCTCCCCGGACGCTTTATTGTTTTGATGCCGTTCAACGGACGGATTGGAGTTTCTAAAAAGATTCCCAATTTCCGTGAAAAGCGAAGATTACGAAGAATTGTCAGAAGCATCTTACCCAATGGTTTCGGCGTGATTATTCGAACGGTTGCAACCGATCGTGAAGAATCAGCCATTAAGCAAGACCTTGAGAAACTGATTGAAACGTGGCGTGAAGTTGAAAAGAAAGTAAAAGCAGAGCAACCGCCAACATTGTTGTACAAAGATATGTCCACAACATCGCATGTGATTCGCGATTTGTTTACGGACAATGTTGAGCGCGTTGTAACTGACTCAAAGAGACTTCACAAAGAAATCCGCACGTACTTAGACCAAAACTCGGCACATCTGATTGATAAAGTCGAACTGTACAAAGACCGCGAACCAATCTTTGATGCGTATGGTGTTGAAAAAGAAATTGCCACCTCGTTCGGTAGAAAAGTCTGGCTGAAGAGTGGCGGCTACATTATCATCGAACAAACCGAAGCGATGGTTGTTGTTGATGTCAACAGCGGACGCTACGCGGCGAAACGGGAACAGGAACAAAACTCGCTTCGAACAAATCTTGAAGCATCGCGTGAATTGTGTCGTCAACTTCGACTGCGCGACATAGGTGGAATCATCGTTGTTGATTTTATTGACCTCGAAGATGATTCAAGCAAAAAGAAAGTATATGATGAGTTGAGGAAGGAATTCCGTAGAGACCGCGCAAAAGTAACGGTTCTCCCGATGACTGAATTTGGTATCGTTCAAATAACAAGACAAAGAATCCGTCAGAGTGTTCTGCACAGTTTCAGTGAGCCGTGCCCCGTTTGCGGCGGCGCTGGTCTTGTTCAATCGAAGGCAACAGTGGTCAATCATATTGAACGATGGTTGCGACGATTTAAATCTGAGGGTCCCGAATTGCGTATCATCCTCAAACTCCATCCAAGTCTTGCGGCATATTTGAACCAGGGATTCTGGAATAAACGGCGGGAATTTATGCTGAGATTTCGTGTCATCATCAAATTGGAAGAAGACCCGAAGATGCCCGTTGCAGAATATCGCTTTTTCTCAATCAAGCAAAACAAAGACATTACCGAAACATTTGAATCTAATTAA
- the smpB gene encoding SsrA-binding protein SmpB, with amino-acid sequence MSKPPQTDERKVVVTNRKAQHDYFIEETFEAGIALKGTEVKSLRLNQANLQDSYAAIRDGSVWLVGMHINQFEKGNINNHDPKRERRLLLHKREIRRLKARVVDKGLTLVPISVYFVKNIAKIELAVARGKKSYDKRETIAKRDAEREIRRRNTE; translated from the coding sequence ATGAGCAAACCACCACAGACCGACGAACGAAAAGTCGTCGTTACCAATCGCAAAGCCCAGCATGATTATTTCATCGAAGAAACGTTTGAAGCAGGCATTGCGCTGAAAGGAACCGAAGTCAAGTCGTTGCGGCTGAATCAGGCAAATTTGCAGGATAGTTACGCGGCAATTCGTGACGGCTCGGTCTGGTTGGTCGGAATGCACATCAACCAATTTGAAAAAGGAAACATCAACAATCACGACCCGAAACGGGAACGGAGATTACTCCTTCACAAACGGGAAATCAGACGCCTGAAAGCGCGTGTCGTTGATAAGGGACTTACCCTTGTCCCAATTTCTGTCTATTTTGTCAAGAACATTGCAAAGATTGAACTTGCAGTTGCCCGCGGGAAGAAGTCGTATGACAAACGTGAGACAATTGCCAAGCGAGATGCCGAGCGGGAAATCCGCAGACGCAATACTGAATAA
- a CDS encoding arginine decarboxylase, pyruvoyl-dependent produces MYVPTRLFFTKGVGRHKDYLQSFELALRDAKIEKCNLVTVSSIYPPGCKRIPTDEGLKALQPGQITFAVIARNATNEPNRLIASSIGVAVPADSTQYGYLSEHHPFGETDEKAGEYAEDLAATMLATTLGVEFNPDTAWDEREKQYKMSGKIVRTFNITQSAEGDKNGLWTTVLASAILLP; encoded by the coding sequence TTGTACGTACCAACTCGTCTCTTCTTTACCAAAGGCGTGGGTCGCCATAAAGATTACCTCCAATCATTTGAGTTAGCATTGCGCGATGCAAAAATCGAAAAATGCAATCTCGTCACTGTCTCCAGTATTTATCCCCCCGGATGCAAACGCATTCCCACCGATGAAGGATTAAAAGCCCTTCAACCCGGACAAATTACGTTTGCAGTCATTGCCCGCAACGCAACGAACGAACCGAATCGTCTTATTGCATCTTCAATCGGTGTTGCAGTCCCCGCAGATAGCACGCAGTACGGTTATCTGTCCGAGCATCATCCCTTCGGTGAAACCGATGAAAAAGCGGGCGAGTACGCGGAAGACCTTGCGGCTACAATGTTGGCAACTACATTAGGAGTCGAGTTTAATCCCGACACAGCATGGGATGAACGAGAGAAACAGTACAAGATGAGCGGAAAGATTGTGCGGACGTTTAACATCACGCAATCTGCGGAAGGCGATAAGAACGGGTTGTGGACGACAGTGCTTGCTTCGGCGATATTGTTGCCGTAG
- a CDS encoding DUF2442 domain-containing protein translates to MNPRVKSVKPNNDFTLVLKFENGESKLFDMKPYLSIGIFKELKDKNLFYTVKPFLGSVQWMNGQDLCPDTLYAESKLLQEEEMNQQLVGAT, encoded by the coding sequence ATGAATCCGCGTGTTAAATCTGTAAAGCCGAATAACGATTTTACTCTTGTGCTTAAATTTGAAAATGGAGAGAGTAAATTATTTGATATGAAACCGTATTTATCAATCGGAATATTTAAAGAACTGAAAGATAAAAACTTATTTTACACAGTCAAGCCGTTTTTAGGAAGTGTACAATGGATGAATGGTCAGGACTTATGCCCAGATACATTATATGCAGAAAGTAAACTCCTACAAGAGGAAGAAATGAATCAACAACTTGTAGGAGCTACTTAA
- a CDS encoding DUF4160 domain-containing protein, whose amino-acid sequence MAVISMFYGLIISMYYLDNKRHNVPHIHVRYQEEEAVFAIPNGELLEGDLKSNKMKLIQAWIEIHKEDLMADWELASKGENVFKIEPLK is encoded by the coding sequence ATGGCAGTTATTTCAATGTTTTATGGTTTGATTATCTCGATGTACTATTTGGATAACAAACGACATAATGTTCCACACATTCATGTACGGTATCAAGAAGAAGAAGCGGTTTTTGCTATTCCGAACGGAGAATTGCTTGAAGGTGATCTTAAATCAAATAAAATGAAACTGATTCAAGCATGGATAGAAATTCATAAGGAAGACCTCATGGCAGATTGGGAACTTGCTTCGAAAGGGGAAAATGTTTTTAAGATTGAACCATTAAAGTAG